In a single window of the Papaver somniferum cultivar HN1 chromosome 8, ASM357369v1, whole genome shotgun sequence genome:
- the LOC113302919 gene encoding probable galacturonosyltransferase 11, which produces MRRRAAEYRRPVRRRFSYWIWGLLGLFSIAALVMFVIHHKHEDRIEPPKNTSIVREQFPREGLNFTEEILSVTSFARQLSDQMTLAKAYVIIAKEHNNLQLAWDLSSKIRNCQLLLSKAAMREQPITLDEAKPLVKGLSSLIYKAQDAHYDIATTIMTMKSHIQAIEERANAATVQSTAFGQLAAEMLPKNLHCMNIKLTADWHGNPVLREIAGEKKNSPRVVDNNLYHFCIFSDNFLATSAVMNSTVSNADHPKQLVFHIITDGISYGSMQTWFIENDFKGAAIEIQNIEEFSWLNVSYSPVVKQLLNQEVRAYYFGSSEDPKSDAKFRNPKYLSLLNHLRFYIPEIYPSLEKVVFLDDDIIVQKDLTPLFSLDLHGNVNGAVETCLEAFHRYYKYLNFSNPIISSKFDPQACGWAFGMNVFDLIAWKKANVTQRYHYWQEQNNDRNLWKLGTLPPGLLTFYGLTEPLDRRWHVLGLGFDTNIDNRLIESAAVIHYNGNMKPWLKLAIGRYKPLWERYVNHTHPYVQNCVTS; this is translated from the exons ATGCGGCGACGGGCTGCCGAGTACCGGCGCCCGGTAAGAAGGAGGTTTTCATATTGGATCTGGGGACTTCTTGGATTATTCTCTATTGCAGCTTTAGTTATGTTTGTTATTCATCATAAGCATGAAGATCGGATTGAACCACCAAAAAAT ACAAGCATTGTGAGAGAACAGTTTCCCCGTGAAGGTTTAAACTTTACTGAAGAAATATTAAGTGTGACTTCGTTTGCAAGGCAGTTGAGCGATCAAATGACTCTGGCCAAGGCTTATGTTATTATTGCAAAAGAACACAACAATCTTCAGCTTGCTTGGGATCTCAGCTCCAAAATCAGAAATTGTCAACTATTACTTTCAAAAGCTGCCATGAGAGAGCAACCCATCACACTTGATGAAGCAAAGCCTCTTGTTAAAGGCCTATCATCACTGATCTATAAAGCACAAGATGCCCATTATGATATTGCAACCACGATTATGACGATGAAGTCTCACATCCAAGCCATTGAAGAACGTGCAAATGCTGCAACAGTACAAAGTACAGCTTTTGGGCAGTTGGCTGCAGAAATGCTACCCAAGAATCTTCACTGCATGAATATCAAGCTCACAGCTGATTGGCATGGGAACCCTGTCTTAAGGGAAATTGCTGGAGAAAAGAAAAACTCCCCTCGGGTCGTGGATAATAATCTCTATCACTTCTGTATTTTCTCAGATAATTTCCTTGCAACTTCAGCTGTCATGAACTCCACTGTTTCCAACGCAGACCATCCAAAGCAACTTGTTTTCCATATCATCACAGATGGAATCAGTTATGGATCGATGCAAACATGGTTTATTGAGAACGATTTCAAGGGTGCCGCTATTGAAATCCAGAACATAGAGGAGTTTTCTTGGTTGAATGTCTCCTACTCCCCTGTGGTGAAACAGCTCCTTAATCAAGAGGTTCGTGCCTACTATTTTGGTTCGTCTGAGGATCCAAAAAGTGATGCAAAGTTTCGAAATCCGAAATACCTCTCTTTGCTGAACCATTTGCGGTTTTATATCCCTGAGATATACCCATCGCTCGAGAAGGTGGTCTTCCTAGATGATGATATCATTGTTCAGAAGGATCTGACTCCTCTTTTCTCTTTGGATTTACATGGAAACGTGAATGGTGCAGTGGAAACTTGTCTCGAGGCATTCCATCGGTACTATAAATATCTCAACTTTTCCAACCCAATTATCAGCTCAAAATTTGACCCACAGGCCTGTGGATGGGCATTTGGAATGAATGTCTTTGATTTGATCGCATGGAAAAAAGCGAATGTTACCCAGCGGTATCACTACTGGCAGGAGCagaataatgatcgaaatctttgGAAGCTTGGTACCCTTCCTCCAGGTCTTCTGACATTTTATGGATTGACAGAGCCACTTGATAGGAGATGGCATGTATTAGGGTTAGGTTTCGATACGAATATTGATAACCGCCTAATTGAAAGCGCAGCAGTCATTCATTATAATGGGAACATGAAGCCATGGTTGAAGCTGGCTATTGGCAGGTATAAGCCTCTGTGGGAACGGTACGTAAATCATACCCACCCATACGTTCAAAATTGTGTTACAAGCTAA
- the LOC113302920 gene encoding vegetative cell wall protein gp1-like produces the protein MGTVSLRMLWFFISILGFIIIFNHGSEANPDTNDHPSAVVIGTVFCDACFQQDFSRTSSHFIPGATVAVECGRDESSSKASFYKQVKTNKHGKFKVHLPLSVGKHVKKIKECTVKLISSSEPFCAVASSATSSSLHLKSRKQGTHIFSAGFFTFKPLKEPELCNQKPSTATSKEFDSIKHFSFTPSIPTFSPITQNPILPPIAQNPTLPDILQPLLPPTVPMVMQPLQPLLPTPPITEKTISKISGNLAQNSIRQTKVKKSRKRRRMSSGSKPTITEEKTFFPTPQIPPILPSPQPTFGGIPLPPNPLQPAPLLPNPLQPPSGGLPPLLPTPPSGGLLPTPIIPLLTPPPPPPVFRFPFPLPPFPTLPFPPSPGFPGIPPAFHPKQTSP, from the exons ATGGGCACTGTCAGTTTAAGAATGTTATGGTTTTTCATATCAATTTTAGGATTTATAATCATCTTCAATCATGGTTCGGAAGCTAATCCTGACACAAACGATCATCCTTCTGCAGTTGTCATCGGAACAGTTTTTTGTGATGCATGCTTTCAACAAGATTTTTCAAGAACTAGTAGTCACTTCATACCAG gtGCTACTGTTGCTGTGGAGTGTGGTAGAGATGAAAGCAGTTCTAAAGCTAGTTTCTACAAGCAAGTGAAAACAAACAAACATGGGAAGTTCAAAGTTCATCTGCCATTGTCAGTTGGTAAACATGTTAAGAAAATCAAGGAATGCACAGTGAAGTTGATAAGTAGTAGTGAACCATTTTGTGCAGTTGCTTCTTCAGCTACTTCATCCTCACTCCATCTCAAGTCAAGGAAACAAGGAACTCATATTTTCTCAGCTGGGTTTTTCACCTTTAAACCTTTAAAAGAACCAGAGCTCTGTAACCAGAAACCAAGCACTGCAACTTCTAAAGAGTTTGATTCCATCAAACATTTCTCCTTTACTCCAAGTATTCcaacattttcacccataacacAAAATCCAATCTTGCCACCCATAGCTCAAAACCCAACTCTACCTGATATTCTGCAACCACTCCTTCCTCCTACCGTGCCCATGGTAATGCAGCCTCTGCAACCACTCCTTCCTACCCCACCAATTACTGAAAAGACTATCTCGAAAATTTCAGGGAATTTGGCACAAAACTCTATTAGGCAGACGAAAGTAAAGAAATCTAGGAAGAGAAGAAGGATGTCATCGGGTTCTAAACCAACTATAACTGAGGAGAAAACCTTCTTTCCAACCCCACAAATACCACCAATATTACCATCACCACAGCCTACTTTTGGTGGAATTCCTCTACCACCAAATCCGTTACAACCAGCACCACTTCTCCCAAACCCATTACAGCCACCATCTGGCGGTCTTCCACCTCTCCTTCCCACGCCACCATCTGGTGGTCTTCTTCCCACACCAATCATTCCCCTGCTAactccgccgccaccaccaccagtttTTCGATTCCCTTTCCCACTCCCACCTTTCCCTACGCTCCCATTCCCACCTTCACCTGGATTCCCCGGGATTCCACCAGCTTTCCATCCCAAGCAAACCTCTCCATGA
- the LOC113302921 gene encoding uncharacterized protein LOC113302921, which produces MGTREFKRMSRGQSQTRTQFGRRVLGKCRGKEKVNNAVIIDVDSSEEHDFIIVDEPECSKKIFQSSRVSVERKKSPCSVIISIDDDDDDVDELVNSDDVLRHAGQRNGSGNASDQSLSEESNSGHHGFPHESPSHPNVFKSKPRQSNCYGLYTDSDSSSSESDSSDVEVMEGSSGKIREQWERAASKKKMFDRVVNDQSNLKDQACASGSFTDNSENAAFPKTTEHCYRTNNGNGDGLIDNDIVMDSIYERANKDDEFELPNEEDFVSKKRNMDDSHVNHDNYPVDKDEGLSTSYDRASAGVTCSMEKGKAFEDFDFGKACFLGKEKVSQEKTESQDTEACGSNSRKSDAAECNYDKYKTRDEDVGYFQETPCDRSNNGIACSMEKEKSVPGKTDFCNAQTSHISETFFEEKSSPANPLLCNDQEAETAHDIQNDLIDGREKYKETAEYKRAMEDEWASRQRELQNQAEEAQRLKKRRRAETARLLDMEKRQKQRLEEMRQTQKKDVETRNLKEEIRAKVRKELDKVEKLYYDMASLLRYLGINVRGGPHPMPREVHTAYKQALLKFHPDRASRNNICEQVEAEEKFKLISRLKEKLLPI; this is translated from the exons ATGGGAACAAGGGAGTTCAAAAGAATGTCCAGGGGACAATCTCAAACACGCACTCAGTTTGGCAGGAGAGTTTTAGGAAAGTGTAGAGGGAAAGAAAAAGTTAATAATGCGGTCATAATCGATGTTGATAGTAGTGAGGAACATGACTTTATCATCGTCGATGAGCCAGAATGTTCTAAGAAGATATTTCAAAGTTCTAGGGTATCAGTTGAAAGAAAGAAGTCACCATGTAGTGTCATTATTagcattgatgatgatgatgacgatgttgacGAACTTGTAAATAGTGATGATGTACTGAGACATGCTGGCCAAAGAAATGGATCTGGTAATGCTTCTGACCAATCACTTTCTGAAGAATCAAACAGTGGTCATCATGGATTTCCCCATGAAAGTCCATCCCATCCGAATGTATTTAAGTCGAAGCCTAGACAATCTAATTGTTATGGCTTATACACTGACTCTGATAGTAGTTCCTCTGAAAGTGATAGTTCTGACGTTGAGGTTATGGAAGGTTCTTCAGGAAAAATACGTGAGCAGTGGGAAAGGGCTGCTTCAAAGAAAAAAATGTTTGATCGTGTCGTAAATGATCAGTCTAATTTGAAGGATCAGGCCTGTGCCTCTGGGTCATTCACTGATAATTCAGAAAATGCTGCCTTTCCAAAGACGACTGAGCATTGTTATCGTACAAACAATGGAAATGGTGATGGGCTTATTGATAATGACATTGTCATGGATTCAATATATGAAAGGGCCAATAAAGACGACGAGTTTGAATTGCCGAATGAGGAGGACTTTGTGAGTAAAAAGAGAAATATGGATGATTCACATGTTAATCATGACAATTACCCTGTAGACAAAGATGAAGGGCTTTCGACGTCATATGACAGAGCCAGCGCTGGCGTGACTTGTTCCATGGAAAAGGGAAAAGCGTTTGAGGATTTTGATTTTGGGAAAGCTTGTTTCCTGGGTAAAGAAAAAGTTTCCCAGGAGAAGACTGAGTCACAGGATACAGAGGCATGTGGTAGCAACAGTAGAAAATCAGATGCAGCGGAGTGTAATTATGATAAATACAAGACTCGGGATGAAGATGTTGGGTATTTTCAAGAAACTCCTTGCGACAGATCTAATAATGGTATAGCCTGTTCAATGGAGAAAGAGAAGTCAGTTCCTGGGAAAACTGATTTTTGCAATGCCCAAACATCGCACATAAGTGAAacattttttgaagaaaaatcatCACCAGCCAATCCATTGTTGTGCAATGATCAAGAGGCGGAGACTGCACATGATATCCAGAATGATTTAATTGACGGAAGGGAAAAATACAAGGAAACTGCCGAGTACAAGCGTGCAATGGAAGACGAATGGGCGTCTAGGCAGCGCGAGTTACAAAATCAG GCTGAAGAAGCACAGCGtttaaagaagagaagaagggctGAGACTGCGCGTTTGTTAGACATGGAGAAAAGGCAGAAGCAACGCTTGGAAGAAATGCGGCAAACACAAAAGAAG GACGTTGAAACTCGGAACTTGAAAGAAGAGATTCGTGCAAAAGTAAGGAAAGAGCTCGACAAAGTAGAAAAGTTATATTATGATATGGCTTCGCTACTGCGTTACTTGGGGATCAATGTGCGAGGGGGGCCCCATCCCATGCCGCGTGAG GTACACACAGCTTATAAACAAGCCTTACTAAAGTTCCATCCGGATCGAGCATCAAGAAATAACATCTGTGAACAGGTTGAAGCAGAGGAGAAATTCAAGCTTATTTCGCGCTtgaaggagaaactattaccaattTGA
- the LOC113305999 gene encoding uncharacterized protein LOC113305999, with product MDPIRPEFELLDSAGLEYHRWVADVETTLVAKDYTATIKPSTAANAVPATEKEKSNALMFLKRHIDPNLLWGYHHLKTPKELWDALESHFGNIHDSLLPQLQVQWNEIRFLDYVKVNDFQKDMLQLQARLDFCGTKLTNAEMIQKTL from the coding sequence ATGGACCCAATTCGACCTGAATTTGAGCTTTTGGACTCAGCTGGACTTGAGTACCATCGTTGGGTAGCTGATGTGGAGACTACTCTCGTGGCGAAAGACTACACCGCTACCATCAAGCCTTCAACCGCTGCAAATGCTGTTCCAGCGACTGAGAAAGAAAAATCCAATGCCCTCATGTTTCTCAAGAGGCATATTGACCCTAACTTACTATGGGGCTACCACCATTTGAAAACACCTAAGGAATTGTGGGATGCTCTCGAAAGTCATTTCGGTAATATTCACGACTCTTTACTTCCACAACTGCAAGTCCAGTGGAATGAAATTCGTTTCCTGGATTATGTCAAAGTGAATGACTTTCAAAAGGACATGCTGCAGCTACAAGCACGTCTGGATTTTTGTGGCACCAAACTAACTAATGCTGAAATGATCCAAAAGACATTGTAA